The genomic window CGTTGCGGCTTGAGTCCCCTGCGAAAGACCAGATGTGATTGGCCAGCCCGCCGTACGTCCATGGCCCACGCTGCCAGAGCACCACGCCCGTGGGCCCTGCGCCCCATTTGCCGGTGCCCGTCAGATCATCGGTGGCCGTCGGGATCAGAAACACCGGGCCGACGCCCCAGATCAGCCCACCCGCCGTGGGGCGGGACGGGGAGAAGAAGAAGCTCTGCACGATGTCCCCAAGCCCGGTGGTGGAGCCACTGCCCGGAATGATGTCATCCACTCGCACCACGGGCACGATCGTGCGCGAGATCAGGTTCCAATCCTCGCCCAGCGAAAACGGGATCACCGGCTGGATGTTGAGGATCGCGCGGGAGCCACTGCCTGTCGGGCCGATCCCTTCTTCGTAGTTGAACTGCAGCGGAATGCTGATCAGCGCGGCGACAGGGTTGGCCAGCTGCTTCGCCAGATCCTCCCCCTCGCTCTGCGCCAGCGCCGCGCTGCCAAAACCAAGCACAGAGACCGCTGCCGCGCAGAACGCGCCGATGGCCCTCAATATCCTCATGGCCCCTACGCCTCCTCGTC from Pseudoruegeria sp. SHC-113 includes these protein-coding regions:
- a CDS encoding transporter, which gives rise to MRILRAIGAFCAAAVSVLGFGSAALAQSEGEDLAKQLANPVAALISIPLQFNYEEGIGPTGSGSRAILNIQPVIPFSLGEDWNLISRTIVPVVRVDDIIPGSGSTTGLGDIVQSFFFSPSRPTAGGLIWGVGPVFLIPTATDDLTGTGKWGAGPTGVVLWQRGPWTYGGLANHIWSFAGDSSRNDVNQSFVQPFVSYTTQDAWTFTATTESTYNWETDEWAVPLNVTASKLVRVGKLPVSFFGGARYWVESPTNGPDGWGLRLGATVLLPR